In the Streptomyces sp. f51 genome, one interval contains:
- the mgrA gene encoding L-glyceraldehyde 3-phosphate reductase codes for MNDPTLYRAATERYDSMEYRRTGRSGLKLPAVSLGLWHNFGDDRSLESQRAILRRAFDLGVTHFDLANNYGPPPGSAELNFGRLLREDFAPYRDELVISTKAGYLMHPGPYGEWGSRKYLLSSLDASLRRMGTDYVDIFYSHRFDPDTPLEETMGALASAVQQGKALYVGVSSYSSEQTAEAARILTGMGVRPLIHQPSYSMLNRWTEDDGLLDTLEAAGMGCISFAPLAQGLLTGKYLQGVPEGSRATQGKSLDPGLLSDDVVRRLNGLNSIAARRGQSLAQLALTWVLRDQRMTSALIGASSVRQLEENLEVLAAPGLTDEELKEIDTFAVSTEGTNIWAQRH; via the coding sequence ATGAACGACCCCACTCTGTACCGGGCCGCAACGGAGCGGTACGACTCGATGGAATACCGGCGTACGGGCCGCAGCGGCCTCAAACTGCCCGCGGTCTCGCTCGGCCTGTGGCACAACTTCGGCGACGACCGCTCGCTGGAGTCCCAGCGCGCGATCCTGCGCCGCGCCTTCGATCTCGGTGTCACCCACTTCGACCTCGCCAACAACTACGGACCGCCGCCCGGCTCGGCGGAGCTCAACTTCGGCAGGCTACTGAGGGAGGACTTCGCCCCCTACCGGGACGAACTGGTCATCTCGACCAAGGCCGGCTACCTCATGCACCCCGGCCCCTACGGCGAGTGGGGCTCCCGCAAGTATCTGCTGTCCTCGCTGGACGCCTCGCTGCGGCGGATGGGCACGGATTACGTCGACATCTTCTATTCTCACCGCTTCGACCCGGACACCCCGTTGGAGGAGACGATGGGCGCGCTCGCGTCCGCCGTCCAGCAGGGCAAGGCACTGTACGTCGGCGTCTCCTCGTACAGCAGCGAGCAGACGGCGGAGGCGGCCCGGATCCTGACCGGCATGGGCGTCCGTCCGCTCATCCACCAGCCCTCGTACTCGATGCTCAACCGCTGGACCGAGGACGACGGCCTGCTCGACACGCTGGAGGCGGCCGGGATGGGCTGCATCTCCTTCGCTCCGCTCGCGCAGGGCCTGCTGACCGGCAAGTACCTCCAGGGCGTCCCGGAGGGCTCGCGCGCCACCCAGGGCAAGTCGCTGGACCCGGGCCTGCTGAGCGATGACGTCGTACGCCGGCTGAACGGGCTGAACTCCATCGCGGCCCGGCGCGGCCAGTCGCTCGCCCAGCTCGCGCTCACCTGGGTGCTGCGCGACCAGCGGATGACCTCCGCCCTCATCGGCGCGTCCAGCGTGCGTCAGCTGGAGGAGAACCTGGAGGTGCTGGCGGCCCCCGGACTCACGGACGAGGAGCTGAAGGAGATCGACACGTTCGCGGTGTCGACCGAGGGCACGAACATCTGGGCCCAGCGGCACTGA
- a CDS encoding isoprenyl transferase yields MTLRDNLRRLLVRFYARRVEGHLDHDQVPKHIGVIMDGNRRWAKAAGSTTAQGHRAGADKIGEFLGWCSETDVEVVTLWLLSTDNFDRPQEELGPLLGIIEGVVRTLAADGRWRVHHVGTRDILPSPMQSALKEAEEATAHVEGIVVNVAIGYGGRQEIADAVRAMILDAADKGTSMEDLADRVDVDLIGKHLYTGAQPDPDLVIRTSGEQRLSGFMLWQTAHSEYYFCEVFWPAFRKVDFLRALRDYAARHRRYGG; encoded by the coding sequence GTGACCTTGCGCGACAACCTGCGCCGTCTGCTGGTCAGGTTCTATGCACGCAGGGTGGAAGGCCACCTCGACCACGACCAGGTGCCCAAGCACATCGGGGTCATCATGGACGGCAACCGCCGCTGGGCGAAGGCCGCCGGCTCCACCACCGCCCAGGGACACCGGGCCGGAGCGGACAAGATCGGGGAATTCCTCGGCTGGTGCTCCGAGACCGATGTCGAGGTCGTCACCCTGTGGCTGCTGTCCACCGACAACTTCGACCGCCCGCAGGAGGAGCTCGGTCCGCTCCTCGGCATCATCGAGGGCGTCGTGCGCACCCTGGCGGCCGACGGCCGCTGGCGGGTGCACCACGTCGGGACGCGGGACATCCTGCCCTCCCCGATGCAGTCGGCCCTCAAGGAGGCCGAGGAGGCCACCGCCCATGTCGAGGGGATAGTCGTCAACGTCGCCATCGGCTACGGCGGCCGCCAGGAGATCGCCGACGCCGTGCGCGCGATGATCCTCGACGCCGCGGACAAGGGGACCTCGATGGAGGACCTCGCGGACCGCGTCGACGTCGACCTCATCGGCAAGCACCTCTACACCGGGGCCCAGCCCGATCCCGACCTCGTGATCCGCACCAGCGGCGAGCAGCGGCTGTCCGGATTCATGCTCTGGCAGACCGCCCACTCCGAGTACTACTTCTGCGAAGTCTTCTGGCCCGCCTTCCGCAAGGTCGACTTCCTGCGCGCCCTGCGCGACTACGCGGCGCGACACCGCCGTTACGGAGGCTGA
- a CDS encoding PhoH family protein has protein sequence MVTSTKRRTPDRRTYVLDTSVLLADPNALSRFDEHEVVLPIVVVTELEAKRHHPELGYFARQALRLLDEFRVRHGRLDSPIPVGDLGGTVRVELNHSDPSVLPSGYRLGDNDSRILAVARNLQAEGYDVTVVSKDLPLRIKASSVGLLAEEYRAELAITGSSGWTGMSELNLAGEQVDVLFEEGRVHVPEAADLPVHTGLTIQSERGKALGRVTADGDVRLVRGDREAFGLKGRSAEQRIALDLLLDPDIGIVSMGGRAGTGKSALALCAGLEAVLERRQHQKVMVFRPLYAVGGQELGYLPGSESEKMSPWAQAVFDTLSAVTSRDVIEEVTARGMLEVLPLTHIRGRSLHDAFVIVDEAQSLERNVLLTVLSRIGANSRVVLTHDVAQRDNLRVGRYDGVVAVVEKLKGHPLFAHVTLNRSERSQIAALVTEMLEDGQI, from the coding sequence GTGGTGACCAGCACAAAGCGCCGCACGCCAGACCGGCGCACCTATGTTCTCGACACCAGCGTCCTGCTGGCCGACCCGAATGCCCTGAGCCGCTTCGACGAGCACGAAGTCGTGCTTCCGATCGTCGTGGTCACGGAGCTCGAGGCCAAGCGGCACCATCCCGAACTCGGTTACTTCGCCCGGCAGGCGCTGCGCCTGCTCGACGAGTTCCGGGTCCGGCACGGCCGCCTCGACTCCCCGATCCCGGTCGGGGACCTCGGCGGGACGGTACGCGTCGAGCTCAATCACTCGGACCCCAGCGTCCTGCCCAGCGGGTACCGCCTGGGGGACAACGACTCCCGCATCCTCGCGGTCGCCCGCAACCTCCAGGCCGAGGGGTACGACGTCACCGTCGTCTCGAAGGACCTGCCGCTCAGGATCAAGGCGTCCTCCGTGGGTCTCCTCGCCGAGGAGTACCGCGCGGAGCTCGCCATCACGGGCTCCTCCGGCTGGACCGGGATGTCCGAACTGAACCTGGCCGGTGAACAGGTGGACGTCCTCTTCGAGGAGGGGCGTGTCCATGTCCCCGAAGCGGCCGACCTGCCCGTGCACACGGGGCTGACGATCCAGTCGGAGCGCGGCAAGGCCCTCGGCCGTGTCACCGCCGACGGCGACGTCCGGCTCGTGCGCGGCGACCGTGAGGCGTTCGGGCTCAAGGGCCGCAGCGCGGAGCAGCGCATCGCGCTGGATCTGCTGCTCGACCCGGACATCGGGATCGTGTCGATGGGCGGCCGGGCCGGCACCGGCAAGTCCGCGCTCGCGCTGTGCGCGGGCCTGGAAGCCGTCCTGGAACGCCGTCAGCACCAGAAGGTGATGGTCTTCCGGCCGCTGTACGCGGTGGGCGGGCAGGAGCTCGGCTATCTGCCCGGCTCCGAGTCCGAGAAGATGAGCCCCTGGGCCCAGGCGGTCTTCGACACGCTCTCGGCGGTCACCAGCCGCGATGTCATCGAGGAGGTCACCGCGCGCGGCATGCTGGAGGTCCTGCCGCTCACGCACATCCGCGGCCGCTCCCTCCACGACGCGTTCGTGATCGTGGACGAGGCCCAGTCCCTGGAACGGAACGTCCTGTTGACCGTTCTGTCCCGTATCGGGGCCAATTCACGGGTCGTTCTGACCCATGACGTGGCACAAAGGGACAATCTGCGCGTCGGGCGATACGACGGAGTGGTCGCCGTCGTAGAGAAGTTGAAGGGCCATCCGCTCTTCGCGCACGTCACGCTGAATCGTTCCGAGAGGTCCCAGATCGCGGCACTCGTGACCGAAATGCTGGAGGACGGGCAGATCTGA
- a CDS encoding transglycosylase SLT domain-containing protein: MLEGNRVSRISVRGFAVASATAVTAVGSVVGVASGSVAQPSNDAEATASDSTLLADIPAGQQAQVQTASLTQQADAQAIAADASAKKDAEAAARKQAADDAVAKQKAAEAKAEKEAKARKAASEAASRSATRDASSFSVQASYTVAQIQAMAAQMVPSGQFQCFSNIVNHESSWNYRAVNASSGAYGLFQALPGSKMSSVGSDWQTNPATQIKWGLNYMNSRYGSPCDAWSFWQANSWY; encoded by the coding sequence ATGCTGGAAGGAAACCGTGTGAGCCGGATTTCGGTCCGGGGATTCGCAGTGGCTTCGGCCACCGCGGTCACCGCTGTCGGAAGCGTGGTCGGAGTTGCCTCGGGCAGCGTCGCCCAGCCCTCGAACGATGCCGAGGCGACGGCGAGCGACTCGACTCTCCTCGCTGACATACCTGCGGGCCAGCAGGCCCAGGTGCAGACCGCGTCCCTGACGCAGCAGGCCGACGCCCAGGCCATCGCCGCCGACGCGAGCGCCAAGAAGGACGCGGAGGCAGCCGCACGCAAGCAGGCCGCCGACGACGCCGTCGCCAAGCAGAAGGCTGCTGAGGCGAAGGCGGAGAAGGAGGCCAAGGCGCGCAAGGCGGCCTCGGAAGCGGCGAGCCGCTCCGCGACGCGTGACGCCTCCAGCTTCTCCGTCCAGGCCTCGTACACCGTCGCCCAGATCCAGGCGATGGCGGCCCAGATGGTGCCGAGCGGTCAGTTCCAGTGCTTCAGCAACATCGTGAACCACGAGTCGAGCTGGAACTACCGGGCTGTCAACGCATCCTCGGGTGCCTACGGTCTCTTCCAGGCTCTGCCCGGTTCCAAGATGTCGTCCGTCGGCTCCGACTGGCAGACGAACCCGGCCACGCAGATCAAGTGGGGCCTCAACTACATGAACAGCCGCTACGGCAGTCCCTGTGACGCCTGGTCGTTCTGGCAGGCCAACAGCTGGTACTAG
- a CDS encoding AI-2E family transporter, whose amino-acid sequence MSRVPGWLGRLGAGLTELGERLDERRAEVEMESRGPLGIEDGLGGRVLDAPAAVPEDSGPSGSPEVPAVDGDASALPVQRPAEEKATAYAYTPAPHRPDPALAVPWGVRVAAEAGWRLLILAGTVWVLMRVISAVQLVVLAFVAALLITALLQPTVARLTRHRVPRGLATALTAILGFVIMGLIGWFVVWQVQENIDNLSNQIQDGIDELRKWLLRGPFHVTDKQINKIAKNLREAIGANTDQITSAGLQGVTVVVEALTGILLTMFSTLFLLYDGKRIWEWSLKLVPAAARPGVAGAGPRAWRTLTAYVRGTVIVAMIDAICIGIIIYFLKVPMAVPLAVFIFLGAFIPLVGAVISGALAVVVALVTQGVFIALMTLVGVLAVQQIEGHILQPFILGRAVRVHPLAVVLSVAAGGMIAGIGGAVVAVPLVAVTNTVVAYLRSYANEADLRHAPEPRGATAVDASPAHRT is encoded by the coding sequence ATGTCGCGTGTACCAGGATGGCTCGGCCGGCTCGGCGCCGGACTCACCGAACTCGGTGAACGGCTGGACGAACGCCGGGCCGAGGTCGAGATGGAGTCGCGGGGCCCCCTCGGCATCGAGGACGGCCTCGGCGGACGTGTCCTCGACGCTCCCGCCGCCGTCCCGGAGGATTCCGGTCCGTCCGGGTCCCCCGAGGTTCCGGCGGTGGACGGCGACGCCTCCGCGCTCCCGGTCCAGCGTCCCGCCGAGGAGAAGGCCACGGCGTACGCGTACACACCGGCGCCCCACCGTCCCGACCCCGCCCTCGCCGTGCCCTGGGGGGTGCGTGTCGCCGCCGAGGCCGGCTGGCGGCTGCTGATCCTGGCGGGCACCGTCTGGGTCCTGATGCGGGTCATCAGCGCCGTACAACTGGTGGTGCTGGCCTTCGTGGCCGCGCTGCTGATCACCGCGCTGCTCCAGCCGACGGTGGCCCGGCTGACGCGTCACCGGGTGCCGCGCGGGCTCGCGACCGCGCTCACCGCGATCCTCGGCTTCGTCATCATGGGGCTGATCGGCTGGTTCGTGGTCTGGCAGGTCCAGGAGAACATCGACAACCTCTCCAACCAGATCCAGGACGGCATCGACGAGCTGCGCAAGTGGCTCCTCAGAGGCCCGTTCCACGTGACCGACAAGCAGATCAACAAGATCGCGAAGAACCTCCGCGAGGCGATCGGCGCGAACACGGACCAGATCACCTCGGCGGGCCTCCAGGGCGTGACCGTGGTGGTCGAGGCGCTGACGGGCATCCTCCTCACGATGTTCTCGACGCTGTTCCTGCTCTACGACGGCAAGCGGATCTGGGAGTGGTCGCTCAAGCTCGTCCCGGCCGCCGCCCGTCCCGGGGTCGCGGGCGCGGGCCCGCGCGCGTGGCGCACGCTCACGGCGTACGTCCGCGGCACGGTGATCGTCGCGATGATCGACGCGATCTGCATCGGCATCATCATCTACTTCCTCAAGGTCCCCATGGCCGTGCCGCTGGCCGTCTTCATCTTCCTCGGCGCGTTCATCCCGCTGGTGGGCGCGGTGATCTCCGGGGCGCTCGCGGTGGTGGTCGCGCTGGTGACCCAGGGGGTCTTCATCGCCCTCATGACCCTCGTGGGCGTCCTCGCCGTCCAGCAGATCGAGGGCCACATCCTCCAGCCCTTCATCCTGGGCCGCGCGGTCCGCGTCCATCCCCTCGCGGTGGTCCTCTCGGTCGCCGCGGGCGGCATGATCGCCGGCATCGGCGGTGCGGTCGTCGCGGTGCCGCTGGTCGCGGTGACCAACACGGTGGTCGCGTACCTGCGTTCGTACGCGAACGAGGCGGATCTGCGCCACGCGCCCGAGCCCCGCGGCGCCACCGCGGTGGACGCGTCCCCGGCCCACAGAACCTGA
- a CDS encoding alkyl hydroperoxide reductase has product MALDELKSAIPDYAKDLRLNLGSVIGNSDLPQQQLWGTVLACAIATRSPRVLRELEPEAKAKLSPEAYTAAKSAAAIMAMNNVFYRTRHLLSDPEYGTMRAGLRMNVIGNPGVEKVDFELWSLAVSAINGCGQCLDSHEQVLRKAGVDRETIQEAFKIASVLQAVGVTLDSEAVLAE; this is encoded by the coding sequence ATGGCCCTCGACGAACTGAAGTCCGCGATACCGGACTACGCCAAGGACCTGCGCCTGAACCTCGGTTCGGTGATCGGCAACAGTGACCTGCCGCAGCAGCAGCTGTGGGGCACGGTGCTGGCCTGCGCGATCGCCACGCGCTCCCCGCGCGTGCTGCGCGAGCTGGAGCCCGAGGCGAAGGCCAAGCTGTCGCCCGAGGCGTACACCGCCGCGAAGTCGGCCGCCGCGATCATGGCGATGAACAACGTCTTCTACCGCACCCGCCACCTGCTCTCCGACCCGGAGTACGGGACGATGCGGGCCGGTCTGCGGATGAACGTCATCGGCAACCCGGGTGTGGAGAAGGTCGACTTCGAGCTGTGGTCGCTCGCCGTCTCCGCGATCAACGGCTGCGGCCAGTGCCTCGACTCGCACGAGCAGGTGCTCCGCAAGGCCGGCGTCGACCGGGAGACGATCCAGGAGGCGTTCAAGATCGCCTCCGTGCTCCAGGCCGTCGGCGTCACGCTGGACTCCGAGGCGGTCCTCGCCGAGTAG
- a CDS encoding peroxiredoxin, translating to MLTVGDKFPTFDLTACVSLEKGQEFEQIDHKTYEGKWKIVFAWPKDFTFVCPTEIAAFGKLNDEFADRDAQVLGFSGDSEFVHHAWRKDHDDLRDLPFPMMADSKHELMRDLGIEGEDGFAKRAVFIVDQNNEIQFSMVTAGSVGRNPKEVLRVLDALQTDELCPCNWTKGENTLDPVALLAGE from the coding sequence GTGCTCACTGTCGGTGACAAGTTCCCCACGTTCGACCTGACCGCCTGCGTCTCGCTGGAGAAGGGCCAGGAGTTCGAGCAGATCGACCACAAGACCTACGAGGGCAAGTGGAAGATCGTCTTCGCGTGGCCCAAGGACTTCACCTTCGTGTGCCCGACCGAGATCGCGGCCTTCGGCAAGCTGAACGACGAGTTCGCCGACCGTGACGCCCAGGTCCTCGGCTTCTCCGGCGACTCCGAGTTCGTGCACCACGCCTGGCGCAAGGACCACGACGACCTGCGTGACCTGCCCTTCCCGATGATGGCCGACTCGAAGCACGAGCTCATGCGCGACCTCGGCATCGAGGGCGAGGACGGCTTCGCCAAGCGCGCCGTCTTCATCGTCGACCAGAACAACGAGATCCAGTTCTCCATGGTGACCGCCGGCTCCGTCGGCCGTAACCCCAAGGAGGTCCTGCGGGTCCTGGACGCCCTCCAGACGGACGAGCTCTGCCCGTGCAACTGGACCAAGGGCGAGAACACCCTTGACCCGGTCGCCCTGCTGGCCGGTGAGTGA
- a CDS encoding LysR substrate-binding domain-containing protein has protein sequence MASPTGRASGGKGGGRRGPSLAQLRAFTAVAEHLHFRDAAAAIGMSQPALSGAVSALEEILGVTLLERTTRKVLLSPAGERLAVRARAVLDEVGALMEEAEAVRAPFTGALRLGVIPTVAPYLLPTVLRLVHERYPDLDLQVYEEQTAALLEGLTAGRLDLLLLAVPLGVPGVVELPLFDEDFVLVTPLDHWLGGREGIPREALRELRLLLLDEGHCLRDQALDICREAGRADAPVTTTAAGLSTLVQLVAGGLGVTLLPSTAVRVETTRSDQLLTGYFADPAPTRRIALAMRSGAARSTEYGELAEALREALRPLPVRVLGAEA, from the coding sequence ATGGCGAGCCCCACCGGCAGGGCGTCGGGCGGCAAGGGCGGCGGACGGCGCGGCCCCAGCCTCGCGCAGCTGCGCGCCTTCACCGCCGTGGCCGAGCATCTGCACTTCCGTGACGCCGCCGCCGCGATCGGCATGAGCCAGCCCGCGCTGTCCGGAGCCGTCTCCGCCCTGGAGGAGATCCTCGGGGTGACCCTGCTGGAGCGTACGACCCGCAAGGTGCTCCTGTCGCCCGCCGGTGAGCGCCTGGCCGTACGCGCCCGGGCGGTGCTGGACGAGGTCGGCGCGCTGATGGAGGAGGCGGAGGCGGTCCGCGCTCCGTTCACCGGGGCGCTGCGCCTCGGCGTCATCCCCACCGTCGCCCCCTACCTCCTGCCCACCGTCCTGCGCCTCGTCCACGAGCGCTACCCCGACCTCGACCTCCAGGTGTACGAGGAGCAGACGGCCGCGCTGCTGGAGGGGCTCACGGCCGGCCGGCTCGACCTGCTGCTGCTCGCGGTCCCCCTCGGTGTGCCCGGGGTCGTCGAACTCCCGCTGTTCGACGAGGACTTCGTGCTCGTGACCCCGCTCGACCACTGGCTCGGCGGCCGGGAGGGCATCCCGCGCGAGGCGTTGCGGGAACTGCGCCTGCTGCTGCTCGACGAGGGCCACTGCCTGCGCGACCAGGCCCTGGACATCTGCCGCGAGGCCGGGCGCGCGGACGCTCCCGTGACCACCACCGCCGCGGGTCTGTCCACCCTCGTCCAACTCGTCGCCGGCGGCCTCGGGGTGACCCTGCTGCCGAGCACCGCCGTCAGGGTGGAGACGACCCGCAGCGACCAGCTCCTGACCGGGTACTTCGCCGATCCGGCGCCCACCCGCAGGATCGCGCTCGCGATGCGCTCGGGCGCCGCGCGGAGCACGGAGTACGGGGAACTCGCGGAGGCCCTGCGCGAGGCCCTGCGGCCGCTTCCCGTAAGGGTGTTGGGCGCGGAAGCCTGA
- a CDS encoding MarR family transcriptional regulator, with product MSGVRDSLGRVGYDLLSRALSECHGARATGKLRASGKPGGVFHLRDGCVVAVESPGAPGAEARLLRSGRVSGEQWAELLREADGTRWPGAGLIAHGYAGAAQLRVVCMMAMQDAAFAVVAGDVEACGPLDDIYEPYAPVDLGEVPGRLLQDAARKLAAVAALPRPVRPDRERPVRGAVPDDMCEQLPPPQKELLTHADGRRTARDIAFATGLGVYTVTVGIARMLGEGLLELPAESGSAPRVTVRDLPTGALRQRPSGAPPALDPEVFSALAVAVAAQEPETPGPGPEPVPRTEGAVPALPRREPGVNAPSLPRREPGASGITETLATERTGAGWKGFFRLRQRIWTPDSGT from the coding sequence ATGTCGGGCGTTCGGGATTCCCTTGGCAGGGTCGGATACGACCTGCTGTCGCGTGCGCTGAGCGAATGCCACGGCGCGCGGGCGACGGGAAAACTGCGCGCGTCCGGAAAGCCCGGGGGAGTCTTCCATCTCCGTGACGGCTGCGTCGTCGCCGTCGAGAGTCCGGGCGCCCCTGGCGCGGAGGCGCGGCTGCTGCGCTCGGGCCGCGTCAGCGGTGAGCAGTGGGCCGAGCTGCTCCGCGAGGCCGACGGCACCCGGTGGCCGGGAGCCGGGCTGATCGCGCACGGTTACGCGGGCGCCGCACAGCTCCGCGTCGTCTGCATGATGGCGATGCAGGACGCGGCCTTCGCCGTCGTGGCCGGAGACGTGGAGGCGTGCGGCCCGCTCGACGACATCTACGAGCCGTACGCGCCGGTCGACCTCGGCGAGGTGCCCGGGCGGCTGCTCCAGGACGCGGCGAGGAAGCTCGCGGCCGTCGCCGCCCTGCCGCGGCCCGTACGGCCCGACCGGGAACGCCCGGTGCGGGGAGCGGTTCCGGACGACATGTGCGAGCAACTGCCGCCGCCGCAGAAGGAGTTGCTGACCCACGCCGACGGCCGCAGGACCGCGCGTGACATCGCCTTCGCGACAGGACTCGGTGTCTACACCGTCACGGTGGGGATCGCCCGCATGCTCGGCGAGGGGCTGCTGGAACTGCCGGCGGAATCCGGTTCCGCCCCCCGGGTCACCGTGCGGGACCTGCCGACCGGAGCGCTCCGGCAGCGGCCGTCCGGTGCCCCGCCCGCCCTCGACCCCGAAGTCTTCTCCGCCCTGGCGGTCGCGGTGGCCGCCCAGGAGCCGGAGACGCCCGGACCCGGGCCGGAGCCCGTCCCGCGGACCGAGGGGGCCGTCCCCGCGCTGCCCCGCAGGGAGCCCGGGGTGAACGCCCCCTCGCTGCCCCGCCGTGAACCCGGCGCGAGCGGAATCACCGAAACCCTCGCCACGGAAAGGACCGGGGCGGGATGGAAAGGATTCTTCCGGCTGCGGCAGCGGATCTGGACCCCGGACTCCGGCACCTGA